In Rhinolophus sinicus isolate RSC01 chromosome X, ASM3656204v1, whole genome shotgun sequence, a single genomic region encodes these proteins:
- the LOC109439253 gene encoding LOW QUALITY PROTEIN: zinc finger X-linked protein ZXDB (The sequence of the model RefSeq protein was modified relative to this genomic sequence to represent the inferred CDS: inserted 5 bases in 3 codons; deleted 1 base in 1 codon), with the protein MEIPRLLPARGTRQGGGAGSPAGGGRVHGGPDPRAGQAPARRLLLLRGPQDGGPGRRREEARAASRGPGPSPLAPRPDPAGGGGDDFFLVLLDPVGGDVESAGAGQAAGPVWGEEAERGPGLPGGERGANPAGXARAGPRCLSALPGPAPARAPAQAPARAPAPAPAPARAPIPAPGLGPAAAFAGTVTIHNQNLLLRFENGVLTLATXPPPAWEPGVAPAPQPGPRAPAGARGRPHAAQPGDCPELPPDLLLAEPAEPAPAPAPEEEAEGPAAAAESPRGPLGPGSGMLLYLCPEAQCGQTFAKKHQLKVHLLTHSSSQGQRPFKCPLGGCGWTFTTSYKLKRHLQSHDKLRPFGCPAEGCGKSFTTVYNLKAHMKGHEQENSFKCEVCEESFPTQAKLSAHQRSHFEPERPYQCAFSGCKKTFITVSALFSHNRAHFREQELFSCSFPGCSKQYDKACRLKIHLRSHTGERPFLCDFDGCGWNFTSMSKLLRHKRKHDDDRRFTCPVEGCGKSFTRAEHLKGHSITHLGTKPFVCPVEGCCARFSARSSLYIHSKKHVQDVDTWKSRCPVSTCNKLFTSKHSMKTHMAKRHNLGQDLLAQLXAANSLTPSSELASQGQSDLSDAELVSLFSDVPGGSSAAVLDTALVNSGILTIDVASVSSTLAGHNSSSLGQAVDPRALLATTDLPQSLDTSLFFGTTAAAAFQQNPLDVDDVSSPSAGPLGPLGSLLLKNSSQEPQALTPSSKLTVDTDALTPSSTLCENSVSELLTPSKAEWNVHPDSDFFGQEEETQFGFSNPAGSHGCQKETDLITVTGSSFLV; encoded by the exons ATGGAAATCCCGAGGTTGCTCCCGGCTCGCGGGACGAGACAGGGCGGCGGCGCTGGCAGCCCCGCGGGCGGCGGCCGGGTCCACGGAGGCCCTGACCCGCGGGCTGGCCAGGCCCCCGCGCGCCGCCTCCTGCTGCTCCGGGGGCCCCAAGATGGCGGGCCCGGGCGGCGGCGCGAGGAGGCCCGCGCGGCCTCACGGGGCCCGGGCCCGAGCCCTTTGGCGCCCAGGCCCGATccggccggcggcggcggcgatgACTTCTTCCTGGTGCTGCTGGACCCGGTGGGTGGCGACGTGGAGAGCGCGGGCGCTGGCCAGGCCGCGGGGCCCGTGTGGGGGGAGGAGGCCGAACGCGGCCCGGGGCTGCCGGGGGGCGAGCGCGGCGCGAACCCCGCGGG CGCCCGGGCCGGGCCCCGCTGCCTGTCGGCGCTCCCCGGCCCGGCGCCGGCCCGGGCCCCGGCACAGGCCCCGGCCcgggccccggccccggccccggccccggcccgggCCCCGATCCCcgccccaggcctgggccccgCCGCGGCCTTCGCGGGCACCGTGACCATCCACAACCAAAACCTGCTGCTGCGCTTCGAGAACGGCGTCCTGACCCTGGCCA CCCCGCCGCCGGCCTGGGAGCCCGGGGTCGCTCCTGCCCCGCAGCCCGGGCCCCGAGCGCCC GCCGGCGCCCGCGGGCGCCCGCACGCCGCGCAGCCCGGCGACTGCCCCGAGCTGCCGCCCGACCTGCTGCTGGCCGAGCCGGCCGAACCCGCGCCCGCCCCGGCGCCCGAGGAGGAGGCGgagggcc ccgccgccgccgccgagaGCCCCCGCGGGCCGCTGGGCCCGGGCTCGGGCATGCTGCTGTACCTGTGCCCCGAGGCGCAGTGCGGCCAAACGTTCGCCAAGAAGCACCAGCTGAAGGTGCACCTGCTGACGCACAGCAGCAGCCAGGGCCAGCGGCCCTTCAAGTGCCCCCTGGGCGGCTGCGGCTGGACGTTCACCACCTCGTACAAGCTCAAGCGACACCTGCAGTCGCACGACAAGCTGCGGCCCTTCGGCTGCCCGGCCGAGGGCTGCGGCAAGAGCTTCACCACCGTGTACAACCTCAAGGCGCACATGAAGGGCCACGAGCAGGAGAACTCGTTCAAATGCGAGGTGTGCGAGGAGAGCTTCCCCACGCAGGCCAAGCTCAGCGCGCACCAGCGCAGCCACTTCGAGCCCGAGAGGCCCTACCAGTGCGCGTTTTCCGGCTGCAAGAAGACGTTCATCACGGTGAGCGCCCTGTTCTCCCACAACCGCGCCCACTTCAGGGAGCAGGAGCTCTTCTCCTGCTCCTTTCCCGGCTGCAGCAAGCAGTACGACAAGGCCTGTCGGCTGAAAATCCACCTGCGGAGCCACACGGGCGAGAGACCTTTCCTCTGTGACTTTGACGGCTGCGGCTGGAACTTCACCAGCATGTCCAAGCTCTTGAGGCACAAAAGGAAGCACGACGACGACCGCAGGTTCACGTGCCCGGTGGAGGGCTGTGGCAAGTCGTTCACGAGGGCCGAGCACCTGAAAGGCCACAGCATCACCCACCTGGGCACAAAGCCTTTCGTGTGCCCCGTGGAAGGCTGCTGCGCCAGGTTCTCGGCGCGCAGCAGTCTCTACATTCACTCCAAGAAGCACGTGCAGGATGTGGACACCTGGAAGAGCCGCTGCCCGGTCTCCACTTGTAACAAACTCTTCACGTCCAAGCACAGCATGAAGACCCACATGGCCAAGAGGCACAACCTGGGCCAGGACCTCTTAGCCCAGCT GGCGGCCAACTCTCTCACGCCCAGCAGTGAGCTCGCCAGCCAGGGCCAGAGTGACCTCAGTGACGCGGAGCTGGTGTCTCTCTTCTCGGACGTGCCGGGCGGCAGTTCCGCGGCGGTGCTGGACACGGCGTTGGTGAACTCTGGCATCTTGACCATCGATGTGGCCTCCGTGAGCTCAACTCTGGCAGGTCACAACAGCAGCTCCCTGGGGCAGGCTGTGGACCCTCGGGCCTTGCTGGCCACCACTGACCTTCCTCAGAGTCTGGATACCTCTCTCTTTTTTGGAACGACCGCCGCCGCCGCTTTTCAGCAGAACCCCTTAGACGTGGATGATGTCTCGAGTCCAAGTGCGGGGCCGCTGGGGCCCCTGGGCTCCTTGCTTTTGAAGAACTCCTCCCAGGAGCCCCAAGCTCTGACCCCCAGCAGCAAGCTGACGGTGGACACGGATGCCCTGACTCCGTCCAGCACCCTTTGTGAAAACAGTGTCTCGGAACTACTGACGCCAAGCAAAGCAGAGTGGAACGTGCATCCTGACTCTGACTTCTTTGGGCAGGAAGAAGAAACCCAGTTTGGATTCTCCAATCCCGCAGGAAGCCATGGCTGTCAGAAAGAAACGGATCTTATCACAGTGACTGGCAGCTCGTTTCTGGTATGA